In Anaerotignum faecicola, the following are encoded in one genomic region:
- a CDS encoding VWA-like domain-containing protein, protein MAEKFDIAEIKRRLDSVAKDILNITKSRMLVNFRFLDTAIGRLDVLNEDLIFQLATNGQRLYFCSQYVIEEYQKEPQALNRAYMHAVLHCIFRHMFVSPDVNRELWNISADIAVENILSQMNSPELECNGVQYQDKMLNMLRSEIKPFTAERIYRYFLDKNYGNDEAEKIRDYFYRDNHGLWWPDDEVEPPESGGEENRQPVDIDELMKEWEEISRKLDVDLETVSKDQDGAKDITQSLKELNRDKYDYREFLRKFSVRGEDLLINDEEFDYIYYTYGLTKYGNMPLVEPLEYKDTEKICDFVVAIDTSGSVKGELVQKFLEKTYSILMCEESFFKKINMRIIQCDDKIEEETLITNKDEFDKYIRNMKLKGFGGTDFRPVFKRVCELIEAKEFKKFKGLIYFTDGYGIYPEKKPPFEAAFIYLGYDTERPKTPAWAIKLVLEKDKLAEELK, encoded by the coding sequence ATGGCGGAAAAGTTTGATATTGCGGAAATAAAACGGAGGCTTGACAGCGTTGCAAAGGATATACTTAACATTACAAAAAGCAGGATGCTTGTAAATTTCAGGTTTCTTGACACTGCTATCGGAAGGCTTGACGTTTTAAATGAGGATCTTATTTTTCAGCTGGCCACAAACGGGCAAAGGCTTTATTTTTGCAGCCAGTATGTTATCGAGGAATATCAAAAAGAGCCGCAGGCGCTGAACAGAGCCTATATGCATGCTGTACTTCACTGTATATTCCGCCATATGTTTGTTTCGCCTGATGTGAATAGGGAGCTTTGGAATATTTCGGCCGATATTGCCGTTGAGAACATACTGAGCCAAATGAATTCGCCGGAACTTGAATGTAACGGCGTGCAGTATCAGGACAAAATGCTTAACATGCTGAGAAGCGAGATAAAGCCGTTTACCGCCGAGAGGATTTACAGGTATTTTTTGGATAAAAACTATGGCAATGACGAGGCGGAAAAAATAAGGGACTATTTTTACCGCGACAACCACGGGCTTTGGTGGCCTGACGACGAAGTGGAACCGCCTGAAAGCGGCGGTGAAGAAAACCGGCAGCCGGTGGATATAGACGAGCTTATGAAGGAATGGGAGGAAATAAGCAGGAAGCTCGACGTTGATCTCGAAACTGTTTCGAAGGATCAGGACGGGGCGAAAGACATTACGCAAAGCCTTAAAGAACTGAACCGTGATAAATACGATTACAGGGAATTTTTACGGAAGTTTTCCGTAAGGGGCGAGGATCTGCTTATAAACGATGAGGAGTTTGACTATATTTACTATACATACGGGCTTACAAAATACGGGAATATGCCGCTTGTAGAGCCGCTTGAATATAAAGACACTGAAAAAATATGCGATTTTGTTGTCGCTATAGACACATCGGGCAGCGTTAAAGGCGAGCTTGTACAAAAATTCCTTGAAAAAACTTATTCGATACTGATGTGCGAAGAAAGTTTTTTCAAAAAAATAAATATGCGCATAATCCAATGCGACGATAAAATTGAGGAAGAAACGCTGATTACAAATAAAGATGAATTTGATAAATATATACGAAACATGAAACTGAAGGGTTTCGGAGGAACGGATTTCAGGCCTGTTTTTAAAAGGGTCTGCGAACTTATAGAAGCTAAGGAGTTTAAAAAGTTTAAAGGGCTTATTTATTTTACCGACGGGTACGGCATATATCCCGAAAAAAAGCCGCCGTTTGAAGCGGCGTTTATTTATCTCGGGTATGATACGGAACGGCCTAAAACGCCGGCATGGGCGATTAAGCTTGTTTTGGAAAAAGACAAACTGGCGGAGGAGTTAAAATGA
- a CDS encoding acyl-CoA dehydrogenase family protein gives MDFSLTPQQTMLQKLAAKFAENEVEPIAAEIDRTGKFPADTFEKMAKAGFTGIGTPKEYGGSGCGDVEKVIVVSEIAKKCAATAAILSIHTIFASVIMKFGNEDQKKKYLPEVTNGGALGAFALTEPNAGSDAGSAKTTAIFDESAGEYVLNGTKCFISGGSQAKYLLIFALTDPSKGLKGLSCIIVEKGMPGFSIGKIEDKLGICASETAELIFDNCRVPKENLVGREGKGFNIAMTALDGARIGVAAQALGIAEGALDLSVKYMHERVQFGKPIASLQGLQWYIADMATKTEAAKWLVYYAAYLKSTGQNHTKIAAMAKYNAAENARFVTNLALQIHGGYGFMKDYPLERMYRDAKITEIYEGTSEIHKVVISRAVLDGK, from the coding sequence ATGGACTTTAGTTTAACGCCACAGCAGACAATGCTTCAAAAGCTTGCCGCAAAATTTGCAGAAAACGAAGTTGAACCAATAGCGGCTGAAATTGACAGGACAGGAAAGTTCCCGGCAGACACGTTTGAAAAAATGGCGAAGGCAGGCTTTACGGGCATAGGCACGCCGAAAGAATACGGTGGGAGCGGGTGCGGCGATGTTGAAAAAGTTATTGTGGTATCCGAAATAGCAAAAAAATGCGCTGCAACGGCGGCTATATTATCGATACATACAATATTTGCATCCGTCATAATGAAGTTCGGGAATGAAGATCAGAAAAAGAAATATCTTCCGGAAGTAACAAACGGCGGCGCTCTGGGCGCATTTGCCCTTACGGAGCCGAATGCCGGAAGCGACGCCGGAAGTGCAAAAACAACGGCAATATTTGACGAAAGCGCCGGGGAGTATGTTTTAAACGGTACAAAATGTTTTATTTCGGGAGGAAGTCAGGCAAAATATCTGCTTATATTTGCCCTCACAGATCCGTCGAAAGGGCTTAAAGGGCTGTCGTGCATTATTGTGGAAAAAGGTATGCCAGGATTTTCCATAGGAAAAATAGAGGATAAGCTCGGCATATGCGCAAGTGAAACGGCGGAACTTATATTTGATAACTGCCGTGTGCCTAAAGAAAATCTTGTGGGACGCGAAGGAAAAGGATTTAATATAGCCATGACGGCGCTTGACGGCGCAAGGATCGGCGTTGCGGCTCAGGCGTTGGGAATTGCGGAAGGCGCATTGGATCTTTCTGTCAAATATATGCATGAAAGGGTGCAGTTCGGAAAGCCTATAGCTTCGTTGCAGGGGCTTCAGTGGTACATTGCCGACATGGCTACAAAAACGGAAGCGGCAAAATGGCTTGTATATTATGCCGCATATCTTAAAAGTACCGGGCAGAACCACACTAAGATTGCGGCCATGGCAAAATACAACGCCGCCGAAAACGCCCGCTTTGTTACAAACCTGGCATTGCAGATACATGGCGGGTACGGATTTATGAAAGACTATCCGCTTGAGAGGATGTACCGCGACGCAAAAATAACCGAAATATATGAAGGAACAAGCGAAATACATAAGGTTGTTATTTCAAGGGCCGTTCTTGACGGGAAATAA
- a CDS encoding phosphoribosylaminoimidazolesuccinocarboxamide synthase: protein MEKVYQGKTKDVYKLDNGNFRLLFKDDVTGENGVFDPGANTVGLSIEGIGRENLKTSVYFFEILKKAGIKTHYVSADVEASAMEALPAKVFGKGLEIICRFKATGSFIRRYGNYIDEGAPLNAYVEVTCKDDGRGDPLITKEGLEALGIMTGEQFNSVVAETKEICAIIKDTLAEKGLDLYDIKLEFGYYNGEVILIDEIASGNMRVYKDGVIVDPIDLTKMILA, encoded by the coding sequence ATGGAAAAAGTGTATCAGGGGAAAACCAAAGACGTTTATAAATTAGATAACGGCAATTTCAGGCTTTTGTTCAAGGACGACGTGACAGGTGAAAACGGCGTTTTTGATCCGGGGGCAAATACTGTCGGATTATCAATAGAGGGCATAGGCCGTGAAAATTTAAAAACAAGCGTATACTTTTTTGAGATACTTAAAAAAGCCGGCATTAAAACGCATTATGTAAGCGCCGACGTCGAAGCGTCCGCAATGGAAGCGCTTCCGGCAAAGGTGTTCGGCAAAGGGCTTGAAATTATCTGCCGTTTTAAAGCTACGGGAAGTTTTATACGCCGTTACGGCAATTATATAGATGAAGGCGCTCCTTTAAACGCATATGTCGAAGTTACATGCAAGGACGACGGCAGGGGAGATCCGCTTATTACAAAGGAAGGCTTGGAAGCGCTTGGAATTATGACAGGCGAACAGTTTAATTCCGTTGTTGCCGAAACAAAAGAAATATGCGCTATTATCAAAGATACTCTTGCGGAAAAAGGGCTTGACCTTTATGATATTAAGCTTGAATTCGGCTACTATAACGGCGAAGTTATTCTTATTGACGAAATAGCGTCCGGAAATATGCGCGTTTATAAAGACGGCGTTATTGTTGATCCTATTGACCTTACAAAAATGATATTGGCATAA
- the yqfC gene encoding sporulation protein YqfC, producing the protein MGRGIKRTFAEAMELPKESILNLPLITILGREELFIENYKGIIEYSDETVRISTGIGVLKIEGRGLFLKSILPESITLMGTFTAVQYIN; encoded by the coding sequence TTGGGTAGGGGGATAAAAAGGACTTTTGCCGAAGCTATGGAACTTCCGAAAGAATCTATATTAAATTTACCGCTTATAACTATACTGGGAAGGGAAGAACTTTTTATAGAAAATTATAAGGGCATAATTGAATACAGCGACGAAACCGTAAGGATAAGCACGGGAATAGGCGTGCTTAAGATCGAAGGCCGCGGTCTTTTCCTTAAAAGCATACTTCCTGAAAGCATAACGCTTATGGGAACTTTTACGGCTGTGCAATATATTAACTGA
- a CDS encoding leucine-rich repeat domain-containing protein encodes MEFLYKKEKNGYTVVGFLGEAAEEICIPEEFEGTAVAKIGAGAFYGRPEIKRAVVPKTVKSIDSYAFSKCENLSEIIFFEGLKEIGEGAFLGCGGIKKVSFPDSLKKIGDKSFSWCTSLAEINFGGGKKSIGDTAFSFCTAVEEVYFNESVTKIGKGAFSVCSRLRKITVSACTRTIGSQCFEACGNLEDVFLSDGLKEIGSWAFRECKSIRMIELPKSLRSLGEGAFIGCVEIRSIRLPRGMKEIAAWTFGKCRNIEIMEIPQGVESIGSYAFSRCRRIKRLYLPKSLKRVERGAFSVCSGAERVEFGHGLLYMEERAFEMCGNLETVVIPQSLRKFNLKVFYECNNLETIEYLIKGIKAPYLYVAAEPCAVKFALKIEGRNINWEEYDSLFKKLKKQASRRNMAIYRLKYPIGLKKQAREVYKAYLLRREYEIIKNAAEHGDTETIGFMGDMGLISEKFIDDYIEASGRTGGQATGYLLNYKHKNFNTISKRFEL; translated from the coding sequence ATGGAATTTTTATATAAAAAGGAAAAAAACGGATATACGGTCGTCGGTTTTTTAGGAGAGGCCGCCGAGGAAATTTGTATTCCGGAGGAATTTGAAGGAACGGCCGTTGCAAAAATCGGCGCGGGGGCGTTCTATGGGCGGCCGGAAATAAAAAGGGCCGTTGTTCCGAAAACGGTGAAATCCATAGACAGCTACGCTTTTTCAAAATGCGAGAACCTGTCGGAAATAATTTTCTTTGAGGGGCTTAAAGAGATAGGCGAAGGCGCGTTTCTGGGATGCGGCGGCATAAAAAAAGTTTCGTTTCCAGACAGCCTTAAAAAAATAGGGGATAAATCTTTCTCGTGGTGTACGTCGCTTGCTGAAATAAATTTCGGCGGCGGGAAAAAATCTATAGGCGATACGGCTTTTTCGTTCTGTACGGCCGTTGAGGAAGTATATTTTAACGAAAGCGTTACAAAAATCGGAAAAGGCGCGTTTTCCGTATGCAGCAGGCTTAGGAAGATAACTGTTTCCGCCTGTACCAGGACAATAGGCAGTCAATGTTTTGAGGCGTGCGGAAATCTTGAAGACGTGTTCCTTTCGGACGGCCTTAAGGAAATCGGTAGTTGGGCTTTCAGGGAATGTAAAAGCATTAGGATGATTGAGCTGCCTAAAAGTCTTAGGAGCTTGGGAGAAGGAGCGTTTATAGGCTGTGTTGAGATAAGGAGCATACGCCTTCCGAGAGGAATGAAAGAGATAGCGGCGTGGACTTTCGGAAAATGCCGCAATATAGAGATAATGGAAATACCTCAGGGTGTAGAAAGCATTGGAAGCTATGCGTTTTCGAGGTGCAGGAGGATAAAACGGCTTTACCTTCCGAAATCTCTTAAACGTGTGGAACGCGGGGCGTTTTCCGTATGCAGCGGCGCTGAGAGGGTTGAGTTCGGCCATGGGCTTTTATATATGGAAGAACGCGCTTTTGAAATGTGCGGGAACCTTGAAACAGTTGTTATACCTCAAAGCCTCAGAAAGTTCAATTTAAAGGTTTTTTATGAGTGCAACAACCTTGAAACCATTGAGTATTTAATAAAGGGGATTAAAGCGCCGTATCTGTATGTTGCCGCTGAACCCTGCGCCGTGAAGTTTGCTTTAAAAATTGAGGGCAGGAATATAAACTGGGAGGAATACGACAGCCTTTTTAAAAAACTTAAAAAGCAGGCAAGCAGGCGGAACATGGCTATATACAGGCTTAAATACCCAATAGGGCTTAAAAAGCAGGCAAGGGAAGTTTATAAGGCATATCTTTTAAGGCGTGAATATGAAATAATTAAAAATGCCGCGGAACACGGCGATACAGAAACTATAGGCTTCATGGGGGATATGGGGCTTATTTCCGAAAAGTTTATAGACGATTATATTGAAGCGTCCGGAAGAACGGGCGGACAGGCTACAGGATATCTGCTTAATTATAAACATAAGAACTTCAATACAATTTCAAAAAGGTTTGAACTCTGA
- the yqfD gene encoding sporulation protein YqfD has protein sequence MFLTLWNYLRGYVIIRVSGFSVERFINLAALRGIYIWDLHHDGTAVIMSVSLNGFRNLKECSQKTRCRYKILEKHGMPFVMDKSKRRKAYTAGIFVFVTLLYVMSSFVWTVDVKGNERVKSEDILSFCSDMGLSPGSLKSRADIENITKKLITNFKDISWVAITTEGTKVTVTVVESIPETEIKDLETPSNIAASKNCVIESISVSSGAPLVKEGDVIEEGDLLVSGELVIKDADLEVGKKYVRSIAEIYGRSTYSFEREAPLKYTEKVFTGKKEKNRSLIIGGYKINGISADVDFVSYEETGKDTKEFKIGDYILPFKFETVEYAEFYEEDLERTEEEAKNIIYEEVNKIKEEYIFNGGNIENEEINFFNTGESLKAEIELTVSEPVGKEIPLEDLRGDEIINGADGENSGY, from the coding sequence ATGTTTCTTACCTTGTGGAATTATTTAAGGGGATATGTTATTATAAGAGTATCGGGATTTTCTGTAGAAAGGTTTATAAATTTGGCGGCTCTCAGGGGAATTTATATTTGGGATCTGCACCATGACGGCACGGCGGTTATAATGAGCGTAAGCCTTAACGGCTTCAGAAATTTGAAGGAATGTTCCCAAAAGACAAGATGCAGATATAAAATACTAGAAAAACACGGTATGCCGTTTGTTATGGATAAAAGCAAACGGCGCAAGGCGTATACCGCCGGTATATTTGTATTTGTAACCCTTCTTTACGTGATGTCGTCTTTTGTATGGACGGTTGACGTTAAAGGAAATGAAAGGGTAAAAAGCGAAGATATACTCTCTTTTTGCAGCGACATGGGTTTAAGTCCGGGAAGCCTTAAAAGCAGGGCGGATATAGAAAACATAACAAAAAAGCTTATAACAAATTTTAAAGATATTTCATGGGTTGCAATAACGACGGAAGGCACAAAGGTTACCGTTACTGTCGTTGAAAGTATACCGGAAACGGAAATAAAAGACCTTGAAACGCCAAGCAATATAGCCGCTTCAAAGAACTGCGTTATTGAAAGCATTTCCGTTTCATCGGGCGCTCCTTTAGTTAAAGAGGGCGACGTTATTGAGGAAGGGGATTTGCTTGTCAGCGGCGAGCTTGTTATTAAAGACGCCGATTTGGAAGTGGGGAAAAAATATGTAAGGAGTATCGCCGAAATTTACGGCCGCAGTACATATTCTTTTGAAAGGGAAGCTCCTTTGAAATATACCGAAAAAGTTTTTACAGGAAAAAAAGAAAAAAATAGGAGCCTTATTATAGGCGGCTACAAGATTAACGGTATAAGCGCGGACGTTGATTTCGTAAGCTATGAAGAAACCGGAAAGGATACGAAGGAATTTAAAATCGGCGACTATATACTGCCTTTTAAATTTGAAACTGTTGAATATGCTGAATTTTACGAGGAGGATTTGGAAAGAACAGAAGAAGAGGCAAAGAATATCATTTATGAAGAAGTTAATAAAATTAAAGAAGAATATATTTTTAACGGGGGAAACATAGAAAACGAAGAAATAAATTTTTTCAATACGGGAGAGAGCCTGAAAGCCGAAATTGAACTTACGGTTTCCGAACCTGTAGGAAAAGAAATCCCATTAGAAGATTTAAGAGGTGACGAAATTATAAATGGAGCGGACGGAGAAAATAGTGGCTATTGA
- a CDS encoding PhoH family protein, with protein MERTEKIVAIENEYISGVFGQYDSNIKKIEKAFGVAVVNRGDIVKISGDAKSADNAVKVINGLIDIAKKKEDITEQNLQYLIDLSAEEKIGEVGKIYDDVICLTTNGRPLRPKTLGQKTYVDMIRNNTVIFGIGPAGTGKTYLAMAMAITAFKNNEVNRIILTRPAIEAGEKLGFLPGDLQQKVDPYLRPLYDALYEIMGAEKFQANMEKGLIEVAPLAYMRGRTLDNAFIVLDEAQNTTPEQMKMFLTRIGYGSKAVITGDITQIDLGEGKKSGLFEATKILNGIDGISMITLTNKDVVRHPLVQKIIAAYEKADARRDRKKNEREIQAKHIFIRGKRK; from the coding sequence ATGGAGCGGACGGAGAAAATAGTGGCTATTGAGAATGAATATATATCGGGCGTGTTCGGCCAATATGATTCAAATATCAAAAAAATTGAAAAAGCATTCGGCGTTGCCGTTGTAAACCGCGGCGATATTGTTAAAATCTCAGGAGATGCAAAAAGCGCCGACAATGCCGTTAAAGTTATAAACGGCCTTATTGATATTGCGAAAAAGAAAGAGGACATAACGGAACAGAACCTTCAGTATTTGATTGATCTTTCGGCGGAAGAAAAAATCGGGGAAGTCGGAAAGATATATGACGACGTCATATGCCTTACAACTAACGGAAGGCCGTTAAGGCCGAAAACGCTCGGACAGAAAACTTATGTCGATATGATTAGGAACAACACTGTTATTTTCGGCATAGGCCCCGCCGGAACAGGCAAGACATATCTTGCAATGGCAATGGCAATAACCGCGTTTAAAAATAATGAAGTAAACAGGATTATACTTACGCGCCCGGCTATTGAAGCGGGTGAAAAGCTGGGATTTTTGCCGGGAGATTTGCAGCAGAAAGTAGATCCGTATTTGAGGCCGCTTTACGACGCGCTTTATGAAATTATGGGCGCCGAAAAATTTCAGGCGAATATGGAAAAAGGCTTGATTGAAGTCGCTCCGCTGGCATATATGAGAGGGCGTACCCTTGACAATGCGTTTATAGTTCTTGACGAAGCGCAGAACACGACGCCGGAGCAGATGAAGATGTTCCTTACAAGGATTGGATACGGTTCAAAAGCCGTTATAACGGGCGATATTACTCAGATTGACTTGGGAGAAGGCAAAAAGAGCGGGCTTTTTGAGGCGACAAAAATATTAAACGGCATTGACGGGATTTCTATGATTACTCTTACAAATAAAGACGTTGTAAGACACCCGCTTGTACAAAAAATCATAGCGGCGTATGAAAAAGCCGACGCACGCCGCGACAGAAAGAAAAATGAAAGAGAAATACAGGCGAAGCATATTTTTATAAGGGGAAAACGGAAGTGA
- a CDS encoding sodium:alanine symporter family protein — MFEKINQAIIVVDGWVWGLPLIVFILAVGIMLTARLGLLQVFHLPRALKYMFINENDGEGEVSSFGALCTALSATIGTGNIVGVATAVCAGGPGALFWMVVAAFFGMATKFSEGVLAVKYRVLDETGHALGGPFYYIERGMGKQWSWLAKIFAVFGLCVGLMGIGTFTQVNGISSAVNNFFDPQSLHTVNIIGRDYSISVVIAGLLVTLCVALVVIGGIKRIASVSQVIVPFMAAVYILSALLLVVTNITAVPGAIVEIVKGAFNPAAVTGGIVGSITVAMQKGIARGIFSNEAGLGSAPIAAAAAQTKEPVRQGLVSMTGTFIDTIVICTMTGISIVVTGAWKVEGLEGVEVTTYAFQNGLPFSPQIAAFILMLCLVFFAFTTILGWDYYSERCLEYLAKGSRKPIPYFRWLYIFCVFIGPYMTVEAVWNIADIFNGLMAFPNLIALIALSGVVVKESREYFSRHKNM; from the coding sequence ATGTTTGAAAAAATTAATCAGGCAATAATTGTTGTTGACGGATGGGTTTGGGGCCTGCCGCTTATCGTATTTATATTGGCTGTCGGCATTATGCTTACGGCAAGGCTTGGACTTTTGCAGGTGTTCCACCTGCCTCGGGCGCTTAAATACATGTTTATCAACGAAAACGACGGCGAGGGCGAAGTCAGCAGTTTCGGCGCGCTTTGTACGGCTCTTTCCGCAACTATCGGAACGGGAAATATAGTTGGCGTTGCAACCGCTGTTTGCGCGGGAGGGCCGGGAGCGCTTTTTTGGATGGTCGTAGCGGCGTTTTTCGGAATGGCCACTAAATTTTCCGAGGGCGTACTGGCAGTTAAGTACCGTGTGTTGGATGAAACGGGACATGCGCTGGGCGGGCCGTTCTATTATATTGAAAGGGGAATGGGAAAACAGTGGTCTTGGCTGGCAAAGATATTTGCCGTTTTCGGACTTTGCGTCGGTCTTATGGGTATAGGTACGTTTACACAGGTTAATGGAATTTCTTCCGCCGTAAATAACTTTTTTGATCCTCAGTCGCTGCATACTGTAAATATAATCGGAAGGGATTATTCGATTTCAGTTGTTATAGCCGGGCTTCTGGTTACGTTATGCGTCGCTCTTGTAGTTATAGGCGGCATTAAAAGGATCGCAAGCGTGTCGCAGGTTATAGTTCCGTTCATGGCGGCTGTGTACATATTATCGGCGCTTTTGCTTGTCGTAACAAACATAACTGCCGTTCCCGGAGCTATTGTTGAAATAGTTAAGGGCGCCTTTAACCCGGCGGCCGTAACCGGCGGTATAGTCGGAAGCATTACTGTAGCAATGCAAAAAGGCATCGCGCGAGGCATATTCTCAAATGAGGCCGGGCTTGGTTCCGCGCCTATAGCCGCGGCGGCGGCACAGACAAAGGAGCCTGTCCGCCAAGGGCTTGTGTCGATGACAGGCACATTTATTGATACGATTGTTATATGTACAATGACCGGTATATCCATAGTTGTGACGGGAGCGTGGAAAGTAGAAGGTCTTGAGGGCGTTGAGGTAACTACATACGCTTTCCAAAACGGACTTCCGTTTTCACCGCAGATTGCGGCGTTTATACTTATGCTGTGCCTTGTATTTTTTGCGTTTACTACAATACTCGGTTGGGATTATTATTCCGAAAGGTGCCTTGAATATCTTGCGAAAGGAAGCCGGAAACCGATACCTTATTTCAGGTGGCTGTATATTTTCTGTGTGTTTATAGGGCCGTATATGACAGTTGAGGCCGTTTGGAATATAGCGGATATATTTAACGGGCTTATGGCGTTTCCTAACCTTATAGCGCTGATAGCTTTAAGCGGTGTGGTTGTTAAGGAAAGCAGGGAATATTTTTCAAGGCATAAAAACATGTAG
- a CDS encoding AAA family ATPase: protein MNIKEAFKEVENSVRAYLVKDKYGQYRIPVVRQRPLLIIGAPGIGKTAIMEQAAQKLNIGLVSYSMTHHTRQSAIGLPYIEKKIYGGKEYSVSEYTMSEIVSSIYNYMEETGLKEGILFLDEINCISETLSPAMLQFLQYKTFGNNRIPDGWVIVTAGNPPEYNKSVREFDVVTLDRVKKIDVEPDYGVWKEYAVKKGLHGSVITYLEIKKDNFYSVESTVDGKAFVTARGWEDLSEMISLYEELGIEVNEGLCLQYVQHKAIAKDFSVYYDLYNKYKSDYKVIDILEGKYTDEVKERAKEARFDERVTLIGLLIGAVTDRMKENLADDDYITELYGVLKGVKASIGNKSDGCTLTEILKEIVDARKADFDIKHNKSLISREREETLRRALTAVEGYCLNLIQKGEKDNKKGFDFIKAEFDGEVKAMENGIEKTKAMADNMFVFVEDVFAKGHEMLLLVTEMTSNFYSAKFISKYGAEKYFENNKDMLFYERQKDIMKEISALESLKQG, encoded by the coding sequence ATGAACATAAAAGAAGCGTTTAAGGAAGTTGAAAATTCGGTTAGGGCGTATCTTGTCAAGGACAAATACGGCCAATACCGCATACCTGTTGTAAGGCAGAGGCCGCTTTTGATAATAGGGGCGCCGGGCATAGGCAAAACGGCGATTATGGAACAGGCGGCCCAAAAGCTGAATATAGGGCTTGTGTCATATTCGATGACGCATCATACGCGTCAAAGCGCTATAGGGCTTCCGTATATAGAAAAGAAAATATACGGCGGCAAGGAATATTCCGTTTCGGAATATACAATGAGCGAAATCGTTTCTTCTATTTATAATTATATGGAGGAAACAGGATTAAAGGAAGGCATACTTTTCCTTGACGAAATCAACTGCATTTCCGAAACGCTCTCGCCTGCAATGCTGCAGTTTTTACAGTACAAGACTTTTGGAAACAACAGGATACCGGACGGCTGGGTTATCGTTACGGCCGGAAATCCGCCTGAATATAACAAGTCCGTAAGGGAGTTTGACGTTGTAACGCTTGACCGCGTTAAAAAAATAGACGTTGAACCCGATTACGGGGTTTGGAAGGAATATGCCGTGAAAAAAGGGCTTCACGGTTCTGTAATAACTTATCTTGAAATTAAGAAGGATAATTTCTATTCCGTTGAAAGCACTGTGGACGGGAAAGCGTTTGTAACTGCAAGGGGCTGGGAAGATTTGTCCGAAATGATATCCCTGTATGAAGAACTCGGAATAGAAGTAAACGAGGGGCTGTGCCTTCAATATGTCCAGCACAAGGCTATTGCAAAAGATTTTTCGGTTTATTACGACCTATATAATAAATACAAATCTGATTACAAAGTTATCGATATACTTGAAGGAAAGTATACTGACGAAGTTAAGGAAAGGGCGAAAGAGGCCCGTTTTGATGAAAGGGTAACGCTTATAGGGCTTTTAATCGGAGCAGTAACCGACCGTATGAAGGAAAACCTTGCGGACGACGACTATATAACTGAACTTTACGGCGTACTTAAAGGCGTTAAAGCTTCTATAGGAAACAAAAGCGACGGCTGTACATTAACAGAAATATTAAAAGAAATAGTCGACGCAAGAAAAGCGGATTTTGATATAAAACATAACAAATCCTTAATTTCAAGGGAGCGGGAGGAAACTCTGCGCCGCGCTTTGACGGCTGTTGAGGGGTATTGCCTCAATCTTATCCAAAAAGGGGAAAAAGATAATAAAAAAGGCTTTGATTTTATAAAAGCAGAGTTCGACGGCGAGGTTAAAGCTATGGAAAACGGCATTGAAAAAACAAAGGCCATGGCGGACAATATGTTTGTATTTGTAGAGGACGTCTTTGCAAAGGGGCACGAGATGCTTCTGCTTGTTACGGAAATGACTTCAAATTTTTACAGTGCGAAGTTTATAAGCAAATACGGGGCGGAGAAATATTTTGAAAATAATAAGGATATGCTGTTTTATGAACGGCAGAAGGATATTATGAAAGAAATTTCCGCGCTTGAAAGCCTTAAACAGGGATGA